The following are from one region of the Oncorhynchus nerka isolate Pitt River linkage group LG8, Oner_Uvic_2.0, whole genome shotgun sequence genome:
- the LOC115133329 gene encoding transmembrane 4 L6 family member 4-like isoform X2, giving the protein MCTGKCSKVIAISLYVLAGVSIICNIIAFFPDWSTKYAKLDREENGARITDEVKYMGGVIGGGIMCLIPAIHIHLTSSNGCCANRCGMFLSIGFAAAGVVGALYSLATSALGLSNGPVCLFTETPTSVPGWGRPFLNNNGSYLGDSDLWTKCIEPEGVVEFNLGLFATLLVVASLELVLCGIQMVNGLFGCICGTCGGRE; this is encoded by the exons ATGTGTACAGGAAAGTGCTCTAAGGTCATTGCGATCTCGCTCTACGTCCTGGCGGGGGTCTCAATCATCTGTAACATCATTGCGTTCTTCCCCGACTGGTCGACGAAGTACGCCAAGTTGGACAGAGAAGAAAATGGAGCCCGGATCACCGACGAGGTCAAATACATGGGAGGTGTCATCGGCGGAGGAATCATG TGCCTTATTCCAGCAATCCATATCCACCTGACTAGCAGCAATGGTTGCTGTGCCAACCGCTGTGGG ATGTTCCTGTCCATTGGGTTTGCTGCTGCTGGGGTTGTTGGAGCACTGTACAGTCTGGCTACATCTGCCCTGGGCCTGTCCAATGGACCTGTCTGCCTCTTTACGGAAACACCAACATCTGTTCCAGGGTGGGGGAGACCTTTCTTGAACAA CAACGGGAGTTACCTGGGCGACAGTGACCTGTGGACAAAGTGTATAGAGCCCGAAGGTGTTGTGGAGTTTAACCTTGGGTTGTTCGCCACGCTGTTGGTGGTGGCAAGTCTGGAGCTGGTGCTGTGTGGAATACAGATGGTCAACGGACTGTTCGGATGCATCTGTGGCACCTGTGGCGGCAGGGAG TAG
- the LOC115133329 gene encoding transmembrane 4 L6 family member 4-like isoform X1, translated as MCTGKCSKVIAISLYVLAGVSIICNIIAFFPDWSTKYAKLDREENGARITDEVKYMGGVIGGGIMCLIPAIHIHLTSSNGCCANRCGMFLSIGFAAAGVVGALYSLATSALGLSNGPVCLFTETPTSVPGWGRPFLNNNGSYLGDSDLWTKCIEPEGVVEFNLGLFATLLVVASLELVLCGIQMVNGLFGCICGTCGGREEA; from the exons ATGTGTACAGGAAAGTGCTCTAAGGTCATTGCGATCTCGCTCTACGTCCTGGCGGGGGTCTCAATCATCTGTAACATCATTGCGTTCTTCCCCGACTGGTCGACGAAGTACGCCAAGTTGGACAGAGAAGAAAATGGAGCCCGGATCACCGACGAGGTCAAATACATGGGAGGTGTCATCGGCGGAGGAATCATG TGCCTTATTCCAGCAATCCATATCCACCTGACTAGCAGCAATGGTTGCTGTGCCAACCGCTGTGGG ATGTTCCTGTCCATTGGGTTTGCTGCTGCTGGGGTTGTTGGAGCACTGTACAGTCTGGCTACATCTGCCCTGGGCCTGTCCAATGGACCTGTCTGCCTCTTTACGGAAACACCAACATCTGTTCCAGGGTGGGGGAGACCTTTCTTGAACAA CAACGGGAGTTACCTGGGCGACAGTGACCTGTGGACAAAGTGTATAGAGCCCGAAGGTGTTGTGGAGTTTAACCTTGGGTTGTTCGCCACGCTGTTGGTGGTGGCAAGTCTGGAGCTGGTGCTGTGTGGAATACAGATGGTCAACGGACTGTTCGGATGCATCTGTGGCACCTGTGGCGGCAGGGAG GAAGCGTGA